CCGGACTCGGTCTCGAGACCCCGCAGTTGCGGATAGACCGCGACACAAATCACGAAATCATCACCGTGTTCGATGGGGTCGCTGACCTCTAGGTAGACATCAAGCGTGGTTCCGACCGAAATCAACCGTGCACGCGCCTCATACCGGGCGAGCGTTGTTTCAGTACCCAGGATCGAAACCGAGTCTTCGTCGACGGACTGGACGTCCTCAAGTCGGTCGTACCGCTCTTGGATCAGTGCAACCAGTTCGTCTGTCGAGTACTCGCCGACGGGGTTGAACGTTTTTCCGAGGACGGACACTTGCGGCGTCGTAAGGACGGAGACGACCGCCGCCTGAACGCGCGTCAGGCCGACCGAGTCGAGCGCGATCGCCCGATCGTACTCGGCGTACCAGTTCTTGGCCTCGATCGAGCGCTCGATCCCGAATCGGCCGACGGTTCGCTCGACGACGACTTCCTCGACGGTATGTTCCTCGTAGCCGGTTTCCTCGAGTGCCGTCCTCGAGACGGTTCCCGGTGTCGACGAAAGCGACTCTCGCACGAAACCGGTACAGCCGGCGACGATCCCTGTTCCGGCGGTCGCTCCTCCGGCAAGCAGTTGCCGACGCGTGACTGTCATCGAGTGTGAGACGTCGACAGCGATCGAAAACGTATCGGTTCTGGGCGTGTCAACGTGCGTGACAATGAGCGGATCGGTTCGTTCCGAGACGAACGACTTGATACTCTCGGAGCGCCAAGAGCCGGTCGTGCACTCGAGTGACCGCGATCGGGTCGTCCTCGCCGCCCTGGTCTTTGCGGTGTTGTTCTCGCAAGTGCTGCTCTATCCGGGCGTTGCGACGCTCGTCGAGACGCTGGGTGCCGACGCGACGGCGTCGGCGTTCGCGGCGACCCCGCTCGATGCGAGCATGTGGTTTCTGGTCGCCGAGTTCGCCGCCTACGTCACGTTCGTCGGCGTTTGGGGCGTTGCAAGCGATATGATCGGTCGGCGCACGCCCTTTATTGTCATCGGCGCACTCGCCGGTGCGGTCGGCTATGCCGCTCTCGCCGCCGTTCCGACTATCGGATCGATCTCCTTCGAGGGAGTGCTCCTCCTGCGGGTCCTGCAGGGATCGATGACCATCGGCGCGTTCTCACTGACGATGACCATGCTAATGGATCTCGAGGGCGGTCACGGCCGAAACATGGGTGCAGCGGGGATCGCCATCGGCCTCGGGGCTGCCCTCGGCGCCCCCATTGGCGGCCAGCTCACGGCGTTCGACCCGATCGCGCCGCTGGTCGTCGCCGCCGGCCTACTGGTCTGTGTCGGCGTCCTCGTCTCGCTCGTCGGGGATCGCTCTCCCGACGAACGCCGAACCGCTCGAGCGCTCGTCGATGGAATTCGCCGTCGGCCGACGCTGTCGATCCCGTATGCCTTCGGCTTCGTCGATCGGCTCACGGCGGGCTTTTTCGCGCTCGTGGGGACCCTCTACTTTCAGGAGACGTTCGGCCTCGACGCGGGGACGACTGGACTCCTGCTAGCGTGCTTTTTCGCGCCCTTCGCCATCTTGCAGTATCCCATGGGTGCCCTCTCGGACCGAATCGGTCGGACGGTTCCGATCGTCGTCGGCTCGGTGTGTTACGGCGGCGGAATCCTCCTTGTCGGGGCCTCTCCCTCGGTTCCCACTGCTGCGATCGCGATGGCCGGCGTCGGCGTCCTTGGTGCGCTCGTCGCCCCCGCGACGATGGCGCTGGTCACTGACCTCGCCGCCGAGAGCGAGCGCGGCGTCGCCATGGCCGGGTTCAACATCGCTGGGAGCCTCGGCTTCCTCGGCGGGTTCCTCATCGGTGGCACCGTCGCCAGCACCTACGGCTATGACTTGGCCTTCCTCGTCGTTGGCGGCCTCGAGATCGCGATCGCCGTCATCACGGTACCCGTCTTCCTGCGGCTCTCGCTCGAGTCGACCGACCGGTTTCGATCGGGTGGCGAAAACGCCTGATCACCGGGAACCGGGGCGACAGATTTGACAGTTCTATCTTGTGGTATGGAGTCGCATAACGTTGTATGGGGAGAAGGTATCAATTTTTATGTGGTCAAACCTAACCTCCGTTGATGGCACGAGATAACCCGGTTTCACGGCGGACAGCGTTGAAGCTGACTGGTGCGGCAGCGTCGACGGCGCTCGTCGCCGGTTGTAGCAGCGGTGGCAACGGCGACGGTAACGGGAACGGCAATGGTAACGGTGAAAGCGATGAAACTTTCGAGATTGAGGCCGATACGGATATCATGCTGAAAGCCAACGGCCAGTCGTGGATCGGCGTTGAACCGTCCCAAATCGCAGACGTGGAAAGCCCGACGCTCAAGCTCACCGAAGGTGCGTCGTACACGATCGGCTGGGAACAGAACGAGGCCGGTCACAACATCGCTCTCTACAACGACGGGGAGACTTACAAGGACAAGAAGACGTCGGTCGTCA
This genomic stretch from Natrinema sp. SYSU A 869 harbors:
- a CDS encoding DUF6517 family protein; its protein translation is MTVTRRQLLAGGATAGTGIVAGCTGFVRESLSSTPGTVSRTALEETGYEEHTVEEVVVERTVGRFGIERSIEAKNWYAEYDRAIALDSVGLTRVQAAVVSVLTTPQVSVLGKTFNPVGEYSTDELVALIQERYDRLEDVQSVDEDSVSILGTETTLARYEARARLISVGTTLDVYLEVSDPIEHGDDFVICVAVYPQLRGLETESGSVRTMLGALEHE
- a CDS encoding MFS transporter, producing MHSSDRDRVVLAALVFAVLFSQVLLYPGVATLVETLGADATASAFAATPLDASMWFLVAEFAAYVTFVGVWGVASDMIGRRTPFIVIGALAGAVGYAALAAVPTIGSISFEGVLLLRVLQGSMTIGAFSLTMTMLMDLEGGHGRNMGAAGIAIGLGAALGAPIGGQLTAFDPIAPLVVAAGLLVCVGVLVSLVGDRSPDERRTARALVDGIRRRPTLSIPYAFGFVDRLTAGFFALVGTLYFQETFGLDAGTTGLLLACFFAPFAILQYPMGALSDRIGRTVPIVVGSVCYGGGILLVGASPSVPTAAIAMAGVGVLGALVAPATMALVTDLAAESERGVAMAGFNIAGSLGFLGGFLIGGTVASTYGYDLAFLVVGGLEIAIAVITVPVFLRLSLESTDRFRSGGENA
- a CDS encoding plastocyanin/azurin family copper-binding protein yields the protein MARDNPVSRRTALKLTGAAASTALVAGCSSGGNGDGNGNGNGNGESDETFEIEADTDIMLKANGQSWIGVEPSQIADVESPTLKLTEGASYTIGWEQNEAGHNIALYNDGETYKDKKTSVVSSTGEGQSLDFTAHTDIDEYVCVPHVDNGMKGTIEVTSGSSDGSSDGSSDNESNESSE